The genomic DNA aaaatcaaagagagagaaaaaaacaaaacacaaattcCCCTTGGTAAGagtgttagcattagtaccacacttatatcatcaacccatggttgctcacacttaacatacatccacatatccttggtttttaacataaaaagcttagcataaagggtaccaaagacatgaatagcCTCAATATCAAGAATAAGTGAGGACGACCAGCAACTATAACCTTCATATCTCAAGAGTataccggggtcaaatgggagcaAATGATAAAGGTTTAAGTCTAGATGGTCCATTCCTTTCATTAGGTTACCaagttcacaatcattcaagACACTATGCACAATTTTGACATACACAAGGCCACTataaacaagactaatatcaTGGATTTCAATGCACAAGTTCAAAAGGCCATGTTTAATACCAAGATCATCAATACAAGTATCATCACTAACTAGGAAATCCTCAAACATACCATTctcatgctcaagtagtgaactagttttaagagaaagttgatcattattcacaacaaaagagttactaaGGAAAGAGCTATGCACTTGCAAACCCAAAAACACTTCATTAGACACTAAATCACAATATTTGAAGTTTAAAGAAGTGTTGAGGGTATCAAAGTCACCTCGGGTAAGGCTTGGGCAGCCCACTTTTTTGGCGCTCTTGGTCAAGTGAGCCTCTAGTTCATTTCTCATGCTTTCATGTAGAACTCCTTTTGGATCCTTCTTGATTATCATTTCTTCTagtacctgcacataagaagaatcaaagctaggcaaaatgctagcttTTGAGTTAGGTAGTGATAAAGGTTCTTTGTGGACAAAACCCACAATCaagcaatttttttccttttcaacctCACTACCCGCGACTTCCCTttccttttccttcttttcttcacactcttcttgtaTCTCAACATCAAgcttctctccatcttgaaaacTGACCTCATCACCCTTCGATTCTATCACCATCTCTTCTCTTAGTTGTATGGGGTGATTTTGGTTTAGTGGATCTTGGGGAGGAGGCATTGGATTACCTTGGTAATGTATTTGGATTTGTGGCATGGAATTTTATGGAGTGTGAGGTCTTTAGTAAAGTGGATTTGGGACTTGGTGGTTTACATTTTGTGGAGACTTTGGTGGATATAATCTATCAACCCTCGCTTTCAATCTAATCACACCACCCTTCAAGGATACTATTTCACCCCTCATAGAATCCACATTACTTTTCAAGGCATCATTATCATTCTTCATTTATCGGGAAAAGGCCTCAAActgagccatcaaggctccaataacatcatttcccaaaggttgggaagtagtacctttggattccatggaaaatgtacctaaaagaacaaaaaaaaacagCAAGCAGCACAAtctacaaaatgagcaaacaagttagttcaaaagccccACTttactcacactcaacctcacctcacacttggcttcagaAGTGTTGGAGAATCGGCAATACTTGGTAAGTTACTTAAGAGGTGAGAAGCTTTCAGAATCAATCTttgtttgaaacgactcaaataaagtgatgcacggacttgaaccaacaaaatactacgacttaaaaatgaaaaaagtacaCAAAAAATCAAAGACACGAAACAAACGAACCC from Capsicum annuum cultivar UCD-10X-F1 unplaced genomic scaffold, UCD10Xv1.1 ctg81902, whole genome shotgun sequence includes the following:
- the LOC107861801 gene encoding uncharacterized protein LOC107861801; its protein translation is MPQIQIHYQGNPMPPPQDPLNQNHPIQLREEMVIESKGDEVSFQDGEKLDVEIQEECEEKKEKEREVAGSEVEKEKNCLIVGFVHKEPLSLPNSKASILPSFDSSYVQVLEEMIIKKDPKGVLHESMRNELEAHLTKSAKKVGCPSLTRDLNLRTNSFKMERMIQAQGASKEQVWSKGQVFGISKQLKTFRSILKPWSREGRKKTYTLKRHPK